A genome region from Anopheles stephensi strain Indian chromosome 2, UCI_ANSTEP_V1.0, whole genome shotgun sequence includes the following:
- the LOC118508288 gene encoding cyclin-dependent kinase-like 4 isoform X3 produces the protein MDKWFGEKRLWLFGNHLPLLPRSNLPFRWTSGESKAEGVIKAIQERSRGSSRMDRYEKLSRLGEGSYGVVYKCRDRETGSLVAVKRFVESEDDPAIRKIALREIRLLKNLKHPNLVCLLEVFRRKRRLHLVFEFCEHTVLHELERHPEGCPDNLTKQITYQTIQGVAYCHKQGCLHRDIKPENILLTAQGQVKLCDFGFARMLSPGENYTDYVATRWYRAPELLVGDTQYGTPVDVWAIGCVFAELVRGDALWPGRSDVDQLYLIRRTLGDLLPRHLAIFNQNEFFKGITLPVPPTLETLEAKMPSRTLANPLMMDFLKKCLDKDPAKRWSCERLATHQYFEDYITKQKEIEQTITIEQKQTGNRELKPKTSNTSLPQLPGTQESRVPQKNLFLRSDHHLPTI, from the exons ATGGACAAATGGTTCGGGGAGAAACGGTTGTGGTTGTTTGGTAATCATTTACCGCTACTACCACGCAG CAATCTACCCTTCCGATGGACATCCGGCGAGTCGAAAGCAGAAGGAGTTATCAAAGCCATACAGGAAAG ATCGCGCGGCAGCAGTAGAATGGATCGGTACGAAAAGCTCAGCCGGCTGGGCGAGGGTTCGTACGGGGTGGTGTACAAGTGTCGCGACCGGGAGACGGGTTCGCTCGTCGCGGTCAAGCGCTTCGTCGAGTCGGAGGACGATCCGGCCATACGGAAGATAGCGCTGCGCGAGATACGCCTGCTGAAGAACCTGAAGCATCCGAACCTGGTCTGCCTGCTGGAGGTGTTTCGGCGGAAGCGCCGGCTGCATTTGGTGTTTGAGTTTTGCGAGCACACGGTCCTGCACGAGCTAGAGCGACATCCGGAG GGTTGTCCCGATAACCTTACAAAGCAGATTACGTACCAAACGATCCAGGGCGTCGCCTACTGTCACAAGCAGGGCTGTCTGCATCGGGACATCAAGCCGGAAAACATTCTACTCACCGCTCAGGGACAGGTGAAGCTATGTGATTTTGGATTCGCGCGAATGCTCA gtCCGGGTGAAAATTATACAGACTATGTAGCAACGCGATGGTACCGCGCGCCAGAACTGCTGGTCGGCGACACACAGTACGGTACACCGGTGGATGTTTGGGCCATCGGGTGTGTATTCGCGGAGCTGGTACGCGGTGATGCTCTCTGGCCCGGGCGCAGTGATGTCGATCAGCTCTACCTGATCCGACGCACCCTCGGCGATCTTCTACCTCGGCATCTGGCCATTTTCAATCAGAATGAGTTCTTTAAG GGTATAACGCTTCCAGTGCCACCGACACTGGAAACACTCGAAGCCAAGATGCCATCACGTACCTTAGCGAATCCGTTGATGATGGATTTTCTGAAG aAATGCTTGGACAAAGATCCAGCCAAACGCTGGTCCTGTGAGCGGTTGGCAACGCACCAGTACTTCGAGGACTACATCACCAAACAGAAGGAGATCGAGCAGACGATTACGATCGAGCAGAAGCAAACGGGCAACCGGGAGCTAAAGCCGAAAACTTCAAACACTTCGCTCCCGCAGCTACCCGGCACACAGGAGTCCCGTGTACCGCAGAAGAATCTTTTCCTACGGTCCGATCATCACTTGCCAACCATATAA
- the LOC118508288 gene encoding cyclin-dependent kinase-like 4 isoform X1 encodes MCVCVCVCGFPSLEQRKKGIENSFTGQAIFPFSDFGGPCCWTTGSPAGQWSRSSRWRMFQRTFATVVRSRTILYEQVHPEQVSSSCCCCTAVSHPLQLDHDWPGPWPACIQPSPLTDNPAYGSMFVLSTLFSRSRGSSRMDRYEKLSRLGEGSYGVVYKCRDRETGSLVAVKRFVESEDDPAIRKIALREIRLLKNLKHPNLVCLLEVFRRKRRLHLVFEFCEHTVLHELERHPEGCPDNLTKQITYQTIQGVAYCHKQGCLHRDIKPENILLTAQGQVKLCDFGFARMLSPGENYTDYVATRWYRAPELLVGDTQYGTPVDVWAIGCVFAELVRGDALWPGRSDVDQLYLIRRTLGDLLPRHLAIFNQNEFFKGITLPVPPTLETLEAKMPSRTLANPLMMDFLKKCLDKDPAKRWSCERLATHQYFEDYITKQKEIEQTITIEQKQTGNRELKPKTSNTSLPQLPGTQESRVPQKNLFLRSDHHLPTI; translated from the exons atgtgtgtgtgtgtgtgtgtgtgtgggtttccATCCTTAGAACAAAGGAAGAAAGGGATAGAGAACAGCTTCACTGGTCAGGCGATTTTTCCATTTAGCGATTTTGGGGGTCCGTGTTGCTGGACGACCGGATCGCCTGCTGGCCAGTGGAGTCGCAGTTCACGTTGGAGAATGTTCCAGCGAACATTCGCtactgtcgtacgctcgcgcACGATCCTCTAcgagcaggtccacccggagcAAGTgtccagcagctgctgctgctgtaccgcGGTGTCCCATCCGCTGCAGCTCGATCACGATTGGCCGGGACCGTGGCCGGCCTGTATCCAACCGTCCCCACTTACCGACAACCCCGCTTACGGCAGCATGTTCGTCCTGTCGACACTCTTTTCCAGATCGCGCGGCAGCAGTAGAATGGATCGGTACGAAAAGCTCAGCCGGCTGGGCGAGGGTTCGTACGGGGTGGTGTACAAGTGTCGCGACCGGGAGACGGGTTCGCTCGTCGCGGTCAAGCGCTTCGTCGAGTCGGAGGACGATCCGGCCATACGGAAGATAGCGCTGCGCGAGATACGCCTGCTGAAGAACCTGAAGCATCCGAACCTGGTCTGCCTGCTGGAGGTGTTTCGGCGGAAGCGCCGGCTGCATTTGGTGTTTGAGTTTTGCGAGCACACGGTCCTGCACGAGCTAGAGCGACATCCGGAG GGTTGTCCCGATAACCTTACAAAGCAGATTACGTACCAAACGATCCAGGGCGTCGCCTACTGTCACAAGCAGGGCTGTCTGCATCGGGACATCAAGCCGGAAAACATTCTACTCACCGCTCAGGGACAGGTGAAGCTATGTGATTTTGGATTCGCGCGAATGCTCA gtCCGGGTGAAAATTATACAGACTATGTAGCAACGCGATGGTACCGCGCGCCAGAACTGCTGGTCGGCGACACACAGTACGGTACACCGGTGGATGTTTGGGCCATCGGGTGTGTATTCGCGGAGCTGGTACGCGGTGATGCTCTCTGGCCCGGGCGCAGTGATGTCGATCAGCTCTACCTGATCCGACGCACCCTCGGCGATCTTCTACCTCGGCATCTGGCCATTTTCAATCAGAATGAGTTCTTTAAG GGTATAACGCTTCCAGTGCCACCGACACTGGAAACACTCGAAGCCAAGATGCCATCACGTACCTTAGCGAATCCGTTGATGATGGATTTTCTGAAG aAATGCTTGGACAAAGATCCAGCCAAACGCTGGTCCTGTGAGCGGTTGGCAACGCACCAGTACTTCGAGGACTACATCACCAAACAGAAGGAGATCGAGCAGACGATTACGATCGAGCAGAAGCAAACGGGCAACCGGGAGCTAAAGCCGAAAACTTCAAACACTTCGCTCCCGCAGCTACCCGGCACACAGGAGTCCCGTGTACCGCAGAAGAATCTTTTCCTACGGTCCGATCATCACTTGCCAACCATATAA
- the LOC118508288 gene encoding cyclin-dependent kinase-like 4 isoform X2: protein MDKWFGEKRLWLFGNHLPLLPRSNLPFRWTSGESKAEGVIKAIQESMFVLSTLFSRSRGSSRMDRYEKLSRLGEGSYGVVYKCRDRETGSLVAVKRFVESEDDPAIRKIALREIRLLKNLKHPNLVCLLEVFRRKRRLHLVFEFCEHTVLHELERHPEGCPDNLTKQITYQTIQGVAYCHKQGCLHRDIKPENILLTAQGQVKLCDFGFARMLSPGENYTDYVATRWYRAPELLVGDTQYGTPVDVWAIGCVFAELVRGDALWPGRSDVDQLYLIRRTLGDLLPRHLAIFNQNEFFKGITLPVPPTLETLEAKMPSRTLANPLMMDFLKKCLDKDPAKRWSCERLATHQYFEDYITKQKEIEQTITIEQKQTGNRELKPKTSNTSLPQLPGTQESRVPQKNLFLRSDHHLPTI from the exons ATGGACAAATGGTTCGGGGAGAAACGGTTGTGGTTGTTTGGTAATCATTTACCGCTACTACCACGCAG CAATCTACCCTTCCGATGGACATCCGGCGAGTCGAAAGCAGAAGGAGTTATCAAAGCCATACAGGAAAG CATGTTCGTCCTGTCGACACTCTTTTCCAGATCGCGCGGCAGCAGTAGAATGGATCGGTACGAAAAGCTCAGCCGGCTGGGCGAGGGTTCGTACGGGGTGGTGTACAAGTGTCGCGACCGGGAGACGGGTTCGCTCGTCGCGGTCAAGCGCTTCGTCGAGTCGGAGGACGATCCGGCCATACGGAAGATAGCGCTGCGCGAGATACGCCTGCTGAAGAACCTGAAGCATCCGAACCTGGTCTGCCTGCTGGAGGTGTTTCGGCGGAAGCGCCGGCTGCATTTGGTGTTTGAGTTTTGCGAGCACACGGTCCTGCACGAGCTAGAGCGACATCCGGAG GGTTGTCCCGATAACCTTACAAAGCAGATTACGTACCAAACGATCCAGGGCGTCGCCTACTGTCACAAGCAGGGCTGTCTGCATCGGGACATCAAGCCGGAAAACATTCTACTCACCGCTCAGGGACAGGTGAAGCTATGTGATTTTGGATTCGCGCGAATGCTCA gtCCGGGTGAAAATTATACAGACTATGTAGCAACGCGATGGTACCGCGCGCCAGAACTGCTGGTCGGCGACACACAGTACGGTACACCGGTGGATGTTTGGGCCATCGGGTGTGTATTCGCGGAGCTGGTACGCGGTGATGCTCTCTGGCCCGGGCGCAGTGATGTCGATCAGCTCTACCTGATCCGACGCACCCTCGGCGATCTTCTACCTCGGCATCTGGCCATTTTCAATCAGAATGAGTTCTTTAAG GGTATAACGCTTCCAGTGCCACCGACACTGGAAACACTCGAAGCCAAGATGCCATCACGTACCTTAGCGAATCCGTTGATGATGGATTTTCTGAAG aAATGCTTGGACAAAGATCCAGCCAAACGCTGGTCCTGTGAGCGGTTGGCAACGCACCAGTACTTCGAGGACTACATCACCAAACAGAAGGAGATCGAGCAGACGATTACGATCGAGCAGAAGCAAACGGGCAACCGGGAGCTAAAGCCGAAAACTTCAAACACTTCGCTCCCGCAGCTACCCGGCACACAGGAGTCCCGTGTACCGCAGAAGAATCTTTTCCTACGGTCCGATCATCACTTGCCAACCATATAA